In Sphingopyxis sp. FD7, a single window of DNA contains:
- a CDS encoding response regulator, protein MLFGPRPSCIKRLLVIEDDPLTAFDNEHTLKHAGYDVIATVDSGEAAVRYIAAEPIDALVLDLGLAGDMTGREVARLARDRGIAVLLVTGQCPEDASDIAMACLDKPHSPSALVAALKALETMICKNQAPRKVAGLTTYWRPAAA, encoded by the coding sequence ATGCTCTTCGGTCCGCGTCCTTCCTGCATCAAACGCCTGCTGGTTATCGAGGATGACCCGCTGACGGCGTTCGACAATGAGCATACTTTGAAGCACGCGGGCTACGACGTCATTGCGACGGTCGATTCGGGCGAGGCGGCGGTGCGCTATATCGCGGCGGAACCGATCGATGCGCTGGTGCTGGACCTCGGCCTCGCTGGCGATATGACCGGGCGCGAAGTCGCGCGGCTGGCGCGTGACCGCGGCATCGCCGTGCTGCTGGTGACCGGCCAATGCCCTGAGGATGCGAGCGACATCGCCATGGCCTGCCTCGACAAGCCGCACAGCCCCTCGGCGCTGGTCGCCGCACTGAAGGCGCTCGAAACGATGATCTGCAAGAACCAGGCGCCGCGCAAGGTCGCGGGCCTGACGACATATTGGCGCCCCGCCGCGGCCTGA
- a CDS encoding pseudouridine synthase, which produces MTTRRPPRSAPRSGADRSAAAAPRGRRAARADAPPRKLPAEAEREDGPQRIAKLLARAGVGSRRDVERMIEEGRIALNGAVIAQPAPLLTSLDGLTVDGNPVAKPVSTRLYRFHKPADCLTAARDPRGRKTIYDVLPKGLPRLMPVGRLDYNTEGLLLLTNDGAFKRQLELPASGVERTYRARAFGDISQAQLEELVMGIEIDGIRYGKIDANLERRTGRNQWIEMTLTEGKNREVRRVLEHLGLQVSRLIRTRYGEFTLAGLDMGAVEVVPRDELFKFRRHLG; this is translated from the coding sequence ATGACGACCCGCCGCCCGCCCCGCTCCGCCCCGCGCTCCGGCGCCGACCGCTCTGCCGCAGCGGCCCCGCGCGGCCGCCGCGCCGCGCGCGCCGACGCGCCGCCGCGCAAGCTTCCGGCCGAGGCCGAACGCGAGGATGGCCCGCAACGCATCGCCAAGCTGCTCGCACGCGCCGGGGTCGGCTCGCGCCGCGACGTCGAGCGCATGATCGAGGAGGGCCGCATCGCGCTGAACGGCGCGGTCATCGCTCAGCCCGCGCCGCTTCTCACCTCGCTCGACGGCCTGACCGTCGACGGTAACCCTGTTGCAAAGCCCGTCTCGACCCGCCTCTATCGTTTCCACAAGCCCGCGGACTGCCTCACCGCCGCGCGCGATCCCAGGGGACGCAAGACGATCTATGACGTGCTGCCCAAGGGGTTGCCGCGGCTGATGCCCGTCGGCCGCCTCGACTATAATACCGAGGGGCTGCTGCTTCTCACCAACGACGGCGCCTTCAAGCGCCAGCTCGAACTGCCCGCGAGCGGGGTCGAGCGCACCTATCGCGCGCGCGCCTTTGGCGACATCAGCCAGGCGCAGCTCGAGGAGCTGGTGATGGGGATCGAAATCGACGGGATCCGCTATGGCAAGATCGACGCCAATCTCGAACGCCGCACTGGGCGCAACCAGTGGATCGAAATGACGCTGACCGAGGGCAAGAATCGGGAGGTGCGGCGCGTGCTCGAACATCTGGGGCTTCAGGTCAGCCGCCTGATCCGCACCCGCTATGGCGAGTTCACCCTCGCCGGGCTCGACATGGGGGCGGTCGAGGTCGTGCCGCGCGATGAATTGTTCAAGTTCCGGCGGCATCTCGGCTGA
- the trpB gene encoding tryptophan synthase subunit beta, which yields MTDAPTLPNSLRSGPDDRGHFGPFGGRYVAETLMPLILDLERHYRAAQADPAFKAEFDYLLKNYVGRPSPLWLAERLTDHLGGAKIYLKREDLNHTGAHKINNCIGQILLAKRMGKTRIIAETGAGQHGVATATVAALFGLPCTIFMGAVDVARQQPNVFRMKLLGAEVVAVESGAKTLKDAMNEALRHWVANVHDTFYIIGTVAGPHPYPQLVRDFQSVIGDEARAQILEAEGRLPDMLIAPVGGGSNAIGLFHPFLDDSEVEIVGVEAAGEGLDGKHAASLAGGKPGILHGNKTYLLQDEDGQITEAHSISAGLDYPGIGPEHSWLHDIGRVRYEPVTDAEALASFQKLTKLEGIIPALESAHAIAAAERIAPTLDKDKIIIVNCSGRGDKDIFTVADALGVAL from the coding sequence ATGACCGACGCCCCGACCCTGCCCAACAGCCTTCGCTCCGGCCCCGACGATCGCGGCCATTTCGGCCCGTTCGGCGGCCGCTATGTCGCCGAAACGCTGATGCCGCTGATCCTCGACCTCGAACGCCATTATCGCGCCGCGCAGGCCGACCCGGCGTTCAAGGCCGAGTTCGATTACCTGCTCAAAAACTATGTCGGCCGCCCCAGCCCGCTCTGGCTCGCCGAGCGCCTCACCGACCATCTTGGCGGCGCGAAAATCTACCTCAAGCGCGAGGATCTGAACCACACCGGCGCGCACAAGATCAACAATTGCATCGGCCAGATCCTGCTCGCCAAACGCATGGGCAAGACCAGGATCATCGCCGAGACCGGTGCGGGCCAGCATGGCGTCGCGACCGCGACCGTTGCCGCGCTCTTCGGCCTGCCCTGCACCATCTTCATGGGCGCGGTCGACGTCGCGCGGCAACAGCCCAATGTGTTCCGCATGAAGCTGCTCGGCGCCGAAGTCGTCGCGGTCGAGAGCGGCGCGAAGACGCTGAAGGACGCGATGAACGAGGCGCTGCGCCACTGGGTCGCGAACGTCCACGATACTTTCTACATCATCGGCACCGTCGCCGGGCCGCACCCTTATCCGCAGCTCGTGCGCGATTTCCAGTCGGTGATCGGTGACGAGGCGCGCGCGCAGATACTGGAGGCCGAAGGCCGCCTTCCCGACATGCTGATCGCCCCCGTCGGCGGCGGATCGAACGCGATCGGCCTGTTCCACCCCTTCCTCGATGATAGCGAGGTCGAGATCGTCGGCGTCGAAGCCGCGGGCGAAGGGCTGGACGGCAAGCATGCCGCCAGCCTCGCGGGCGGAAAGCCCGGCATCCTCCACGGCAACAAGACCTATCTGTTGCAGGACGAGGACGGCCAGATCACCGAGGCGCACAGCATCTCGGCAGGCCTCGACTATCCGGGCATCGGCCCCGAGCATAGCTGGCTCCACGACATCGGCCGCGTCCGCTACGAACCCGTCACCGACGCCGAGGCGCTCGCGAGCTTCCAGAAGCTCACCAAGCTCGAAGGCATCATTCCCGCGCTGGAGTCTGCCCACGCGATCGCCGCCGCCGAACGCATCGCGCCGACGCTGGACAAGGACAAGATCATCATCGTCAACTGCTCGGGCCGGGGGGATAAGGATATATTCACGGTGGCCGATGCGTTGGGGGTAGCGCTTTGA
- the trpA gene encoding tryptophan synthase subunit alpha → MTRFAAAFAKTHPALVAFITAGDGDTAANLDALVAGGADVIELGMPFTDPMADGPAIQQANLRSLAKGTTTADIFAVAAAFRQRHPDTPLVLMGYANPMTIRGGDWFAAECVRAGVDGVICVDVPAEEDPELGPALRAAGIDLIRLATPTTDAARLPDVLNGAGGFLYYVSVAGITGLQRAAQASIDEAVARLKAATDLPVAVGFGVRTAEQAAQIAHVADGVVVGSALVDIIAEHGDAAAPHLESFTRTLADAIHGAKEIAA, encoded by the coding sequence ATGACCCGCTTCGCCGCCGCCTTCGCCAAAACCCACCCCGCCCTCGTCGCCTTCATCACCGCGGGCGATGGTGACACCGCCGCGAACCTCGACGCGCTCGTTGCCGGGGGCGCCGATGTCATCGAGCTGGGTATGCCCTTCACCGATCCGATGGCCGACGGCCCCGCGATCCAGCAGGCGAATCTGCGCAGCCTGGCCAAGGGCACGACCACCGCCGACATTTTTGCGGTCGCCGCCGCCTTCCGCCAGCGCCATCCCGACACTCCGCTCGTCCTGATGGGCTATGCCAACCCGATGACGATCCGCGGCGGTGACTGGTTCGCCGCCGAATGCGTGCGTGCCGGCGTCGATGGCGTCATCTGCGTCGATGTTCCCGCCGAGGAAGACCCCGAGCTCGGCCCCGCGCTCCGCGCCGCGGGCATCGACCTCATTCGCCTCGCGACGCCGACGACCGACGCCGCGCGCCTGCCCGACGTGCTGAACGGCGCGGGCGGCTTCCTCTATTATGTCTCGGTCGCCGGGATCACCGGGCTGCAACGGGCCGCGCAGGCGAGCATCGACGAAGCCGTTGCGCGGCTCAAGGCCGCGACCGACCTGCCCGTCGCGGTCGGCTTCGGCGTCCGCACCGCCGAACAGGCCGCGCAGATCGCGCACGTTGCCGATGGCGTCGTCGTCGGATCGGCGCTGGTCGACATCATCGCCGAGCATGGCGACGCCGCCGCGCCGCACCTCGAATCCTTCACCCGCACCCTCGCCGATGCTATCCACGGCGCAAAGGAGATCGCCGCATGA
- a CDS encoding phosphoribosylanthranilate isomerase, translated as MPPLVKICGISTPEGVDAAIRLGATHIGLVHYEPSQRHVDLRTAAELRKRAGSHVKVALLLVNASQKLTGEALGMVRPDIVQFHGSETPEWLAVVKRLVPAEIWKAIGLKDAGTLTRMQKYHGIADRILFDAPAAALPGGTGTRFDWSLLKNHRHTMDWGIAGGLTPDNVAEAIAATGAPLVDVSSGVESAPGVKDMDKIAAFLKAVGR; from the coding sequence CTGCGGTATCTCGACGCCCGAAGGTGTAGACGCCGCCATCCGCCTCGGCGCGACGCACATCGGTCTTGTCCATTACGAGCCGAGCCAGCGGCACGTCGACCTCAGGACCGCGGCCGAACTTCGCAAGCGCGCAGGGTCGCACGTCAAGGTCGCGTTGCTGCTCGTCAACGCCTCGCAGAAGCTGACCGGCGAGGCGCTCGGCATGGTGCGCCCCGACATCGTCCAGTTTCATGGCAGCGAGACACCCGAATGGCTCGCGGTCGTCAAGAGGCTCGTCCCTGCCGAAATCTGGAAGGCGATCGGGCTGAAGGATGCCGGCACGCTCACCCGGATGCAGAAATATCACGGGATCGCCGACCGCATTTTGTTCGATGCGCCCGCCGCCGCGCTGCCCGGCGGGACGGGCACGCGCTTCGACTGGTCGCTCCTCAAAAATCACCGGCATACAATGGACTGGGGTATCGCCGGCGGGCTGACCCCCGACAATGTCGCAGAGGCGATCGCCGCAACGGGCGCGCCGCTCGTCGATGTCTCGTCGGGCGTCGAAAGCGCGCCGGGCGTCAAGGATATGGACAAGATCGCCGCTTTCCTTAAAGCGGTCGGCCGATGA
- a CDS encoding septal ring lytic transglycosylase RlpA family protein, with the protein MQWDSAMRAAGPAMAVLALSACAGGNYRPVADTPVRIGPAYTIRGTTYVPAAAPAYDAVGYASWYGSESGNRTANGEKFRPGWITAAHTTLPLPTYVEVTALDTGRRIIVRVNDRGPFARGRIIDLSRGAAEALGMRAQGHVPVRVRRVEPSEKDRKRLREGRAAAALAPVPVDELQRLRARLR; encoded by the coding sequence ATGCAATGGGATTCAGCGATGCGAGCGGCCGGGCCTGCGATGGCGGTTCTGGCGCTCTCCGCCTGCGCCGGGGGCAATTACCGCCCGGTCGCCGACACCCCGGTGCGGATCGGGCCCGCCTATACGATCCGCGGCACCACCTATGTCCCCGCCGCCGCGCCCGCCTATGACGCCGTCGGTTATGCGAGCTGGTACGGGAGCGAGTCGGGCAACCGGACCGCGAATGGCGAGAAGTTCCGGCCCGGCTGGATCACCGCCGCGCATACGACGCTGCCGCTGCCGACCTATGTTGAGGTGACCGCGCTCGACACCGGGCGGCGGATCATCGTGCGCGTCAACGATCGCGGCCCCTTTGCGCGCGGGCGGATCATCGACCTGTCGCGCGGCGCGGCCGAGGCGCTGGGGATGCGCGCGCAGGGCCATGTGCCGGTGCGCGTGCGCCGCGTCGAACCGTCGGAAAAGGACCGCAAGCGGCTGCGCGAGGGCAGGGCCGCGGCGGCGCTGGCGCCGGTGCCTGTGGACGAATTGCAGCGGCTGCGCGCGCGATTGCGCTAA
- a CDS encoding AmpG family muropeptide MFS transporter, with the protein MQLGLDTAVLIAVIALVIGLAFVIPSFSPYRRPMPIVAFLLGISSGFPLTLLLGTMTFWLSKVGIEKSTIGFAIGLTTPYTLKFLWAPLVDRLPLPFLTKAFGQRRGWLFFIQALLVIAIWNLGTSNPTNDNLAPFAFWAIAVAFLSATQDIVIDAYRIEILSDAELPHGTAMNQFGYRTGNLIAGVGTIALASPEGFNLGWAAAYGFTGLAVLPALLGALYAGSGRFDPTRANALAGGFAAWLKDTVVNPFREFLGRNGAVLILLFVLVYKVGDAMGQGMLNPMIVELGFTDTEFVAINKGVGFVALIVGSACGAPFIAWLGMGRALLISGLLMMFSNFLFAVLAAVGHSPLMLAIAVGTENFTSGIGLTVFVTYLSGLSSLAYTATQFALLSSFAAVGRTWLATPGGYIAEGLGWVGFWIVTVVIAAPGMLLLWMLWRKGFVVQTVRQPSTEDDGHELAHRDEDRPAPART; encoded by the coding sequence ATGCAACTCGGGCTGGACACGGCGGTGCTGATCGCAGTGATCGCGCTGGTGATTGGCCTGGCGTTCGTGATCCCCAGCTTTTCGCCCTATCGCAGGCCGATGCCGATCGTTGCGTTCCTTCTCGGCATTTCGAGCGGCTTTCCGCTGACCCTGCTGCTCGGAACGATGACATTCTGGCTGTCAAAGGTCGGGATCGAGAAATCGACCATCGGCTTCGCGATCGGGCTTACGACGCCCTACACGCTCAAGTTTCTGTGGGCACCGCTTGTCGATCGCCTGCCACTGCCCTTTTTGACCAAAGCCTTCGGACAGCGACGTGGCTGGCTGTTCTTCATTCAGGCGCTGCTTGTGATCGCGATCTGGAACCTCGGCACAAGCAACCCGACGAACGACAATCTGGCGCCCTTCGCCTTCTGGGCGATCGCCGTCGCCTTTCTGTCGGCGACGCAGGACATCGTCATCGACGCCTATCGCATCGAAATCCTCTCGGATGCCGAATTGCCGCATGGCACCGCGATGAACCAGTTCGGTTATCGCACCGGCAATCTGATTGCGGGTGTCGGCACCATCGCGCTGGCGTCGCCGGAGGGTTTCAATCTTGGGTGGGCAGCCGCATATGGTTTTACCGGACTGGCTGTTCTCCCGGCCCTCCTCGGTGCGCTTTACGCCGGATCGGGGCGTTTCGATCCCACGCGCGCCAATGCGCTGGCTGGAGGTTTCGCCGCGTGGCTGAAGGACACGGTTGTCAATCCGTTCCGCGAGTTTCTGGGCCGCAATGGCGCCGTGCTGATCCTTCTGTTCGTGCTCGTCTACAAGGTCGGCGATGCCATGGGGCAGGGGATGCTCAATCCGATGATTGTCGAGCTGGGCTTCACCGATACCGAGTTCGTCGCGATCAACAAGGGCGTCGGTTTTGTGGCGCTGATTGTCGGTTCGGCCTGCGGTGCGCCCTTCATCGCATGGCTTGGAATGGGCCGCGCGTTGCTCATATCGGGACTGCTGATGATGTTCAGCAATTTTCTGTTCGCCGTTCTGGCGGCGGTCGGCCATTCGCCGCTGATGCTCGCGATCGCGGTTGGGACCGAGAACTTCACCAGCGGGATCGGTCTGACCGTTTTCGTTACCTACTTGTCGGGACTCTCAAGCCTGGCCTACACCGCAACGCAGTTCGCGCTGCTGTCTTCCTTTGCCGCCGTGGGGCGTACCTGGCTGGCAACGCCCGGCGGTTATATTGCCGAAGGGCTGGGTTGGGTCGGTTTCTGGATCGTGACCGTGGTAATCGCGGCGCCCGGAATGCTGCTGCTTTGGATGCTCTGGCGCAAGGGTTTCGTGGTTCAGACCGTCAGACAGCCGAGCACAGAGGATGACGGGCACGAACTCGCACACCGCGATGAGGACCGGCCCGCGCCGGCGCGAACTTAG
- a CDS encoding bifunctional folylpolyglutamate synthase/dihydrofolate synthase encodes MPDHARSTDPAVQAQLDRLTALSPGRDILGLERIAELCRRLGDPQHRLPPVFHVAGTNGKGSTCAFLRAAIEAQGLTAHVYSSPHLVRFNERIRLAGTLIDDALLAALLAEVLDVAHDLQASFFEVTTAAAFLAFARIPADTCIVEVGLGGRLDATNIIAAPAVCGIASLGIDHEAFLLAPEADVPAPPHDRIAFEKAGIAKPGAPLVTQAYPASMRAVIAARAAAAGAPLVERGAAWDAAIADGRLTYRDARGTLDLPLPAMAGAHQVDNAVLAVAMLRHQATIPIEDAALAAAMTRATWPARMQRLGAGPLTALLSSGTAVWLDGGHNPDAGVALAAALRDMPPLHIVCGLLANKNAMGFLRPFADRIVSFSAVPIPGHDHHDPKDLCRWVQDELGIADARPCDNVPAALRLLADAPGDVLICGSLYLAGEVLAANGELPD; translated from the coding sequence ATGCCCGACCACGCCCGCAGCACCGACCCCGCCGTCCAGGCCCAGCTCGATCGCCTGACCGCGCTGTCGCCGGGCCGCGACATCCTCGGCCTCGAACGCATCGCCGAACTGTGCCGCCGCCTCGGCGATCCGCAGCACCGCCTGCCACCCGTGTTCCACGTCGCGGGAACCAACGGCAAGGGATCGACCTGCGCCTTCCTGCGCGCTGCCATCGAGGCGCAGGGCCTGACCGCGCATGTCTATTCCAGCCCGCACCTCGTCCGCTTCAACGAACGCATCCGCCTCGCCGGGACGCTGATCGACGACGCGCTGCTCGCGGCGCTGCTCGCCGAGGTGCTCGACGTCGCGCACGATCTGCAAGCGAGCTTCTTCGAGGTGACGACCGCCGCCGCCTTCCTCGCCTTTGCGCGCATTCCCGCCGACACCTGCATCGTCGAGGTCGGGCTGGGCGGGCGGCTCGACGCGACCAACATCATCGCTGCACCGGCGGTGTGCGGCATCGCCTCGCTCGGCATCGACCACGAGGCCTTCCTGCTCGCGCCCGAGGCCGATGTGCCCGCGCCGCCGCACGACCGCATCGCCTTTGAAAAGGCCGGGATCGCCAAGCCAGGCGCGCCGCTGGTGACACAGGCCTATCCGGCGTCGATGCGCGCGGTGATCGCCGCGCGCGCCGCTGCAGCCGGCGCGCCGCTCGTCGAACGCGGCGCGGCGTGGGACGCCGCAATCGCCGACGGGCGCCTTACCTATCGCGACGCGCGCGGCACACTCGACCTGCCGCTGCCCGCGATGGCGGGCGCGCATCAGGTCGACAACGCCGTGCTGGCGGTCGCGATGCTCCGCCATCAGGCGACCATTCCCATCGAAGACGCCGCGCTCGCCGCCGCCATGACGCGGGCGACCTGGCCCGCGCGGATGCAGCGGCTCGGCGCGGGACCGCTCACCGCCCTGCTATCGTCGGGAACGGCGGTTTGGCTTGACGGCGGCCACAACCCCGACGCGGGCGTGGCGCTCGCCGCAGCGCTGCGCGATATGCCGCCGCTCCACATCGTCTGCGGGCTGCTCGCAAACAAGAATGCGATGGGCTTCCTGCGCCCCTTCGCCGACCGCATCGTCTCGTTCAGCGCCGTGCCGATCCCCGGTCACGACCACCATGACCCCAAGGATCTGTGCCGGTGGGTGCAGGACGAACTCGGCATCGCCGATGCCCGCCCGTGCGACAATGTGCCCGCCGCGCTGCGCCTGCTCGCGGATGCGCCCGGCGACGTCCTCATCTGCGGCTCGCTCTATCTCGCGGGCGAGGTGCTCGCCGCGAACGGCGAGCTTCCTGACTAG
- the rsmD gene encoding 16S rRNA (guanine(966)-N(2))-methyltransferase RsmD, translating into MRVIAGEWRGRKLLAPKNDATRPTADRTRETLFSMLASRLGSFEGLYVADLFAGSGALGIEALSRGAEQCLFAEQDRDALDALRRNLDALGATPRADIRAGSVLALGPARRTCDLLLFDAPYATGAGSVALDKLARLGWIAPDGWISIETGERETVEVAGFEIDAERKVGKAKLTLLRPV; encoded by the coding sequence ATGCGCGTGATCGCCGGCGAATGGCGCGGCCGCAAGCTGCTCGCGCCCAAAAACGACGCCACCCGCCCGACCGCCGACCGCACGCGCGAAACGCTCTTTTCGATGCTCGCCAGCCGTCTCGGCAGCTTCGAGGGACTGTATGTCGCCGACCTGTTCGCCGGGTCGGGCGCGCTGGGGATCGAGGCCCTGTCGCGCGGCGCCGAACAATGCCTCTTCGCCGAGCAGGATCGCGACGCGCTCGATGCGCTCCGCAGGAATCTCGACGCGCTGGGAGCAACCCCACGCGCCGACATCCGCGCCGGGTCGGTGCTCGCGCTCGGCCCTGCGCGGCGGACCTGTGACCTGCTGCTGTTCGACGCGCCCTATGCCACTGGCGCGGGCAGCGTCGCGCTCGACAAGCTCGCCCGCCTCGGCTGGATCGCCCCCGACGGCTGGATCTCGATCGAAACGGGCGAGCGCGAAACGGTCGAGGTCGCGGGCTTCGAGATCGACGCCGAGCGCAAGGTCGGCAAGGCGAAACTCACGCTTCTGCGCCCGGTTTAG
- the accD gene encoding acetyl-CoA carboxylase, carboxyltransferase subunit beta — translation MSWLDRVRNALPFGAKRDTADNLWHKCRQCQQMVFVKEWEDNLNVCPRCDHHDRIGAKERFAQLFDGGLHELIAAPAAPEDPLKFRDTKKYVDRIKAARAQTGDRDAYQNAFGRISGQGVVIGVQDFAFMGGSMGVAVGEAFVAGVENAIKRGVPYIAITAAGGARMQEGTLSLMQMPRATVALARLRRAGLPYIVLLTDPTTGGVTASYAMLGDVQISEPKALIGFAGQRVIENTIREKLPEGFQRAEYLLDHGMIDMVVHRKDLPETLGRLIGYLAPEKAA, via the coding sequence ATGAGCTGGCTCGACCGCGTTCGCAACGCCCTGCCCTTTGGCGCCAAGCGCGATACCGCCGACAATCTGTGGCACAAATGCCGCCAGTGTCAGCAGATGGTGTTCGTCAAGGAATGGGAGGACAATCTCAACGTCTGCCCGCGCTGCGACCATCACGACCGCATCGGTGCCAAGGAACGCTTCGCGCAGCTGTTCGACGGCGGGCTGCACGAGCTGATCGCCGCGCCCGCCGCGCCCGAAGACCCGCTCAAGTTCCGCGATACCAAGAAATATGTCGACCGCATCAAGGCGGCGCGCGCGCAGACCGGCGACCGCGACGCCTATCAGAACGCCTTTGGCCGCATTTCGGGCCAGGGCGTCGTGATCGGCGTGCAGGATTTCGCCTTCATGGGCGGGTCGATGGGCGTCGCAGTCGGCGAAGCCTTCGTCGCGGGCGTCGAAAATGCGATAAAGCGCGGCGTCCCCTATATCGCGATCACCGCCGCGGGCGGCGCGCGGATGCAGGAAGGCACGCTGTCGCTGATGCAGATGCCGCGCGCCACGGTGGCGCTCGCGCGGCTGCGTCGTGCCGGGCTGCCCTATATCGTGCTGCTGACCGACCCGACTACCGGCGGCGTTACCGCCAGCTATGCGATGCTCGGCGACGTGCAGATCAGCGAGCCCAAGGCGCTGATCGGCTTCGCGGGCCAGCGCGTGATCGAAAATACGATCCGCGAAAAGCTGCCCGAGGGCTTCCAGCGCGCCGAATATCTGCTCGATCACGGGATGATCGACATGGTGGTGCATCGCAAGGACTTGCCGGAGACGCTGGGCAGGCTGATCGGTTATCTGGCGCCGGAGAAAGCGGCCTGA